The following coding sequences are from one Halomicrobium zhouii window:
- a CDS encoding acyl-CoA carboxylase subunit beta, with translation MSKQEESDGDDAAESTEPSDPVEELRERRREAERGGGEARIEAQHEKGKMTARERVDFLVDDGTFTEVDAFVEHRSTNFGMGEKTFPGDAVVTGYGEVDGRKVFLFAHDFTVLGGSVGEVVAEKICKVMDRAIENGVPVIGLNDSGGARIQEGVDSLVGFAKIFNRNTEASGLIPQISAVMGPCAGGATYSPALTDFTFMVEDTSHMFITGPNVIETVTGEQVSKEELGGAGSHSSKSGVAHFAYDSEEEALENIRRLLSYLPQNNMEDPPRVQPWDEPDREVPELADIVPNAPRKPYDMTKVIDRVVDEDSFFEVQENWARNVVVGFGRMDGRSVGIVANQPRVSAGTLDIDASEKAARFIRTCDSFNVPVLSFVDVPGFMPGTEQEHNGIIRRGAKLIYAYAEATVPLLSVVVRKAYGGAYIVMSSKFLGSDVNYAWPGSEMAVLGPRGAVNILHRQEIADADDPDARREELMDEFREEFAHPYGPARRGYLDDVIEPKETRKRLVDDLDLLTRKREDTPPKDHGNIPL, from the coding sequence GTGAGCAAGCAAGAAGAGTCAGACGGCGACGACGCGGCCGAGTCGACCGAGCCGTCGGACCCGGTCGAGGAACTCCGGGAACGACGACGCGAGGCCGAACGCGGCGGCGGCGAGGCGCGAATCGAGGCCCAGCACGAGAAGGGGAAGATGACCGCCCGCGAGCGCGTCGACTTCCTCGTCGACGACGGGACGTTCACGGAAGTCGACGCGTTCGTCGAACACCGCTCGACCAACTTCGGGATGGGCGAGAAGACGTTCCCCGGCGACGCCGTCGTCACGGGCTACGGTGAAGTCGACGGCCGGAAGGTGTTCCTCTTCGCCCACGACTTCACGGTCCTCGGGGGCTCTGTCGGCGAAGTCGTCGCCGAGAAGATCTGCAAGGTGATGGACCGGGCCATCGAGAACGGCGTCCCGGTCATCGGACTCAACGACTCCGGCGGCGCACGCATCCAGGAGGGGGTCGACTCACTGGTCGGCTTCGCCAAGATATTCAATCGCAACACGGAGGCCTCCGGCCTGATCCCCCAGATTTCGGCGGTCATGGGGCCGTGTGCCGGCGGCGCGACCTACTCCCCCGCGCTGACGGACTTCACGTTCATGGTCGAGGACACCAGCCACATGTTCATCACCGGCCCGAACGTCATCGAGACGGTCACCGGCGAACAGGTGTCCAAAGAGGAACTCGGCGGCGCCGGCTCACACTCCTCGAAGTCGGGCGTGGCCCACTTCGCGTACGACTCCGAGGAGGAGGCCCTGGAGAACATCCGGCGGCTCCTCTCCTATCTCCCGCAGAACAACATGGAGGACCCGCCGCGGGTCCAGCCCTGGGACGAACCGGACAGGGAGGTGCCGGAACTGGCCGACATCGTCCCGAACGCGCCGCGCAAGCCCTACGACATGACGAAGGTCATCGACCGGGTCGTCGACGAGGACTCCTTCTTCGAGGTCCAGGAGAACTGGGCCCGCAACGTCGTCGTCGGCTTCGGCCGGATGGACGGCCGGTCGGTCGGAATCGTCGCCAACCAGCCCCGCGTGAGCGCGGGCACGCTGGACATCGACGCCTCCGAGAAGGCGGCGCGTTTCATCCGCACCTGTGACTCGTTCAACGTCCCCGTCCTCTCGTTCGTGGACGTCCCCGGGTTCATGCCCGGCACCGAGCAGGAACACAACGGTATCATCCGCCGGGGCGCGAAGCTCATCTACGCGTACGCGGAGGCGACGGTCCCGCTGCTCTCCGTCGTCGTTCGCAAGGCCTACGGCGGCGCCTACATCGTCATGTCCTCGAAGTTCCTCGGCTCGGACGTCAACTACGCCTGGCCCGGCTCCGAGATGGCGGTGCTCGGCCCGCGCGGCGCAGTCAACATCCTCCACCGCCAGGAGATCGCCGACGCGGACGACCCCGACGCCCGCCGCGAGGAGCTGATGGACGAGTTCCGCGAGGAGTTCGCTCACCCCTACGGCCCGGCACGCAGGGGCTACCTCGACGACGTCATCGAACCGAAGGAGACGCGGAAGCGCCTCGTCGACGACCTCGACCTGCTGACACGCAAGCGCGAGGACACGCCGCCGAAGGACCACGGGAACATCCCCCTGTGA
- a CDS encoding aldehyde dehydrogenase family protein encodes MSPDLSIDADWNAQYIDGEWVSSEGDDEISVEDPSTRAEITRVPAGVEADVDAAYEAAAAAQPEWEQTPPAERERVAREFAQLLHEYEAEISELLAHEAGGSQIMGATSVQIASDQAAEAATFPRRMKGEQADSNVPGKENLVRRVPQGVVTVISPWNFPVNLSGRAIGPAIATGNTVVVKPATNTPITGGLLFAKLYEEAGVPDGVVNVVTGRGSDIGDAVAGHPESDVVTFTGSTPVGRGVGATAGENLSTVSLELGGNNGHIVTADADLDAAIDSAVFGSFVHQGQVCISINRHIVHEDVYDEYVERLTERAESLPVGSAHDEETVVAPIISESQRDQMLEYVDESVEEGATVETGGETVPMDGVDDSLLVAPTVLSGMTNEMSAACHEHFGPIAPVIPFSDVDEAVEIHNDTQYGLSGSVHAGDVGTGMQIAERLDTGMVHVGDQPINDEAHVPFSGTKASGVGAFNTTAILDEVTEEKWISLQHERRDYPF; translated from the coding sequence ATGTCTCCAGACCTTTCCATCGACGCCGACTGGAACGCACAGTACATCGACGGCGAGTGGGTGTCCTCCGAGGGCGACGACGAGATCTCCGTCGAAGACCCGTCGACGCGAGCGGAGATAACGCGCGTTCCGGCCGGCGTGGAGGCCGACGTCGACGCGGCGTACGAGGCGGCCGCCGCCGCACAGCCCGAGTGGGAGCAGACACCGCCGGCCGAGCGTGAGCGCGTGGCCCGCGAGTTCGCCCAGCTACTCCACGAGTACGAGGCGGAGATAAGCGAACTGCTGGCCCACGAGGCGGGCGGGTCACAAATTATGGGCGCGACCTCCGTCCAGATAGCATCGGACCAGGCCGCCGAGGCGGCCACCTTCCCGCGACGAATGAAGGGCGAGCAAGCGGATTCGAACGTTCCCGGCAAGGAGAACCTGGTCAGGCGCGTCCCGCAGGGGGTCGTCACCGTCATCTCGCCGTGGAACTTCCCGGTGAACCTCTCCGGACGGGCGATCGGCCCGGCCATCGCGACGGGGAACACCGTCGTCGTCAAACCCGCGACGAACACGCCCATAACGGGTGGGTTGCTCTTCGCGAAACTGTACGAAGAAGCGGGCGTCCCCGACGGCGTCGTCAACGTCGTGACCGGACGGGGGTCCGATATCGGCGACGCGGTGGCCGGTCACCCCGAGAGCGACGTGGTGACGTTCACCGGGTCGACGCCCGTGGGCCGTGGCGTCGGCGCGACGGCCGGCGAGAACCTCTCGACGGTCTCGCTGGAACTCGGCGGGAACAACGGCCACATTGTCACGGCCGATGCGGACCTGGACGCGGCGATCGACTCGGCGGTGTTCGGCTCGTTCGTCCACCAGGGACAGGTCTGCATCTCCATCAACCGCCACATCGTCCACGAGGACGTCTACGACGAGTACGTCGAACGGCTCACCGAGCGCGCCGAGTCGCTCCCGGTCGGCAGCGCACACGACGAGGAGACGGTCGTCGCACCGATCATCAGCGAGTCCCAGCGCGACCAGATGCTCGAGTACGTCGACGAATCGGTCGAGGAGGGAGCGACTGTCGAGACGGGCGGTGAGACAGTCCCGATGGACGGCGTCGACGACTCGCTGCTCGTCGCGCCGACGGTTCTGTCGGGGATGACCAACGAGATGTCCGCCGCGTGCCACGAACACTTCGGGCCTATCGCGCCCGTCATCCCGTTCTCGGACGTCGACGAGGCCGTCGAGATCCACAACGACACCCAGTACGGCCTGTCGGGGTCCGTTCACGCCGGCGACGTCGGGACGGGGATGCAGATAGCCGAGCGGCTGGACACCGGGATGGTCCACGTCGGCGACCAGCCGATCAACGACGAGGCCCACGTCCCCTTCAGCGGGACGAAGGCCTCCGGCGTCGGCGCGTTCAACACCACCGCGATTCTCGACGAAGTCACCGAGGAGAAGTGGATTTCCCTTCAGCACGAGCGCCGGGACTACCCCTTCTGA
- a CDS encoding DUF7836 family putative zinc-binding protein, translating into MARSWIQLECPACGEDWEADPTDLPSHDATFQCRSCGEERLMAEFTKTQRSLEILKEFQ; encoded by the coding sequence ATGGCTCGATCCTGGATCCAACTCGAGTGTCCGGCCTGCGGCGAAGACTGGGAAGCGGACCCGACGGACCTCCCGTCGCACGACGCGACGTTCCAGTGCCGCAGCTGCGGCGAGGAGCGACTGATGGCCGAGTTCACGAAGACCCAGCGGAGCCTGGAGATACTCAAGGAGTTCCAGTGA
- a CDS encoding thiolase family protein, whose product MDVAVIGASMTQFGQRDAWIRELIAEAGEACLADAAVAPDEVDHLYVSNMASGEFEGQGGIMNALAHDLGLMPAYSERVDQTSSSGGAGIYEAWQSIASGASEMTLLVGGEKMTHRTTAEATDVIASITHPAEYKHGVTLPSFAGMTARHYLERFDAPRDSLAKVAAKNHANGVDNPHAQFQKEVDVETILDSPIVADPLRLYDFCPITDGSAALLFCPVDVAEEYTDDYAVVSGIGGATDTHVVHEREDPTVMGGVVESGRQAYEMAGIGPDDVDVAELHDMFTILEFLQMEGLDFADHGEAWKDVEDGRTERDGELPINTSGGLKSKGHPLGASGVAQGYEIYKQVIGDAGPRQVEADTALACNVGGFGNCVITTIMEASQ is encoded by the coding sequence ATGGACGTCGCAGTAATCGGCGCGTCGATGACGCAGTTCGGGCAACGCGACGCCTGGATCCGCGAACTGATCGCGGAGGCGGGTGAGGCCTGTCTGGCCGACGCAGCCGTCGCTCCGGACGAAGTGGACCACCTCTACGTCTCGAACATGGCCAGCGGCGAGTTCGAGGGGCAGGGCGGCATCATGAACGCGCTCGCCCACGACCTGGGCCTCATGCCGGCCTACAGCGAGCGGGTCGACCAGACCTCCTCCTCGGGCGGTGCCGGGATCTACGAGGCCTGGCAGTCAATCGCCTCCGGCGCCAGCGAGATGACGCTGCTCGTCGGCGGCGAGAAGATGACCCACAGGACGACCGCGGAGGCGACCGACGTCATCGCCTCCATCACCCACCCCGCGGAGTACAAACACGGCGTAACGCTGCCATCCTTCGCGGGGATGACGGCGCGGCACTATCTCGAACGGTTCGACGCGCCCCGGGACTCGCTGGCGAAAGTCGCCGCGAAGAACCACGCCAACGGCGTGGACAATCCCCACGCCCAGTTCCAGAAGGAGGTGGACGTCGAGACGATTCTGGACTCGCCAATCGTCGCCGACCCGCTGCGCCTCTACGACTTCTGTCCCATCACGGACGGCAGCGCGGCGCTGCTGTTCTGTCCGGTCGACGTCGCCGAGGAGTACACCGACGACTACGCCGTCGTCAGCGGTATCGGCGGCGCCACGGACACCCACGTCGTCCACGAGCGCGAGGACCCGACGGTGATGGGCGGTGTCGTCGAATCTGGGAGACAGGCCTACGAGATGGCCGGCATCGGTCCCGACGACGTCGACGTCGCCGAGCTCCACGACATGTTCACCATCCTCGAGTTCCTCCAGATGGAGGGCCTGGACTTCGCCGACCACGGCGAGGCCTGGAAAGACGTCGAGGATGGCCGCACCGAACGGGACGGCGAACTCCCCATCAACACGTCGGGCGGCCTGAAGTCCAAGGGCCACCCGCTCGGCGCCAGCGGCGTCGCGCAGGGTTACGAGATCTACAAACAGGTTATCGGCGACGCCGGTCCGCGACAGGTCGAGGCCGACACGGCCCTGGCCTGCAACGTCGGCGGCTTCGGCAACTGCGTCATCACCACGATCATGGAGGCAAGCCAATGA
- a CDS encoding Zn-ribbon domain-containing OB-fold protein — translation MTFDAHICPNGHVTYPGHTLCPTCHEPQTDTVDLADRTGEVVTWTTSTATPPGVRAPNTIAIVEFDVSDVTDGGDDSVRAIGQVTEDADVETGDSVEPVYAEELRDPEAGIKEPESQAWDGYRFEPVQ, via the coding sequence ATGACGTTCGACGCACACATCTGTCCGAACGGTCACGTGACGTATCCCGGCCACACGCTGTGTCCGACGTGCCACGAACCCCAGACCGACACGGTCGACCTGGCCGACCGCACCGGCGAGGTCGTCACGTGGACGACGTCGACGGCCACGCCCCCCGGCGTCCGCGCGCCCAACACCATCGCCATCGTCGAGTTCGACGTGAGCGACGTCACCGACGGCGGCGACGATTCGGTCCGTGCCATCGGCCAGGTGACCGAAGACGCCGACGTCGAGACCGGCGACTCGGTCGAACCGGTGTACGCCGAGGAACTGCGGGACCCAGAGGCCGGGATCAAGGAACCGGAGAGTCAGGCGTGGGACGGGTATCGATTCGAACCTGTCCAGTGA
- a CDS encoding DUF7547 family protein, with protein sequence MSSSPDDADVGPLVADLVRTLQELEEEFEPRTERGLPRPPSPRELMRFTSDVGIPGVILLLRTNIEALKLLQRALRMADGRTPTTGTGSTEVRQRAEQLSRTTLSRLDGALADLQDAVEGRPEDDDARELLDEARGLQNQVEAKLRERADDDPAADSTDSGVPAEPVPDESVPVDVDAELESIKEEFGDGNGDSEGDATGDGDGSGDDRETGDQGDGSGDDAGN encoded by the coding sequence ATGAGTTCTTCGCCCGACGACGCCGACGTCGGTCCACTGGTCGCCGATCTCGTCCGAACGTTACAGGAACTGGAAGAAGAGTTCGAACCGCGAACGGAGCGCGGCCTGCCGCGCCCGCCGTCGCCCCGGGAGCTGATGCGCTTTACCAGCGACGTCGGTATCCCCGGCGTCATCCTCCTCCTGCGGACCAACATCGAGGCACTGAAGCTGTTACAGCGAGCGTTGCGGATGGCCGACGGCCGGACGCCGACGACGGGAACGGGCAGCACCGAAGTCCGACAGCGCGCCGAACAGCTGAGCCGGACGACGCTCTCGCGACTCGACGGTGCGCTCGCAGACCTGCAGGACGCCGTCGAGGGGCGGCCAGAGGACGACGACGCACGCGAACTGCTCGACGAGGCTCGCGGCCTGCAAAACCAGGTCGAAGCGAAGCTACGAGAGCGAGCCGACGACGACCCGGCCGCCGACTCGACCGACTCCGGCGTCCCGGCAGAACCGGTTCCCGACGAGTCCGTCCCCGTCGACGTCGACGCGGAACTCGAGTCGATCAAAGAGGAGTTCGGGGACGGTAACGGCGACTCCGAGGGCGACGCTACAGGAGACGGTGACGGGAGCGGCGACGATAGGGAGACTGGTGATCAGGGCGACGGATCCGGCGACGACGCTGGGAACTGA
- the dpsA gene encoding DNA starvation/stationary phase protection protein DpsA yields the protein MSQQEESVHRTFGSVEENALRIPEDKAEQIIDALNADLADTYVLYHQLKKHHWNVAGAEFLELHEFLGDAAYHAEEGADELAERLQALGGTPAAGFDQIQDAATVTPEGEDVYTIRASLENDLEIYGDIIESLRDHVELAQNLGDHATAEILREILVEVEEDAHHVEHYLENDTLVAETAQ from the coding sequence ATGAGTCAGCAAGAGGAGTCCGTCCACCGCACGTTCGGCAGCGTCGAAGAGAACGCCCTTCGCATCCCCGAGGACAAGGCAGAGCAGATCATCGACGCCCTGAACGCCGACCTCGCGGATACGTACGTACTGTACCACCAGCTCAAGAAGCACCACTGGAACGTGGCCGGGGCGGAGTTCCTCGAACTCCACGAGTTCCTCGGAGACGCGGCCTACCACGCCGAGGAGGGCGCCGACGAACTCGCCGAGCGCCTCCAGGCCCTCGGCGGGACGCCCGCCGCCGGCTTCGATCAGATCCAGGACGCGGCGACGGTGACGCCCGAAGGCGAGGACGTCTACACGATCCGCGCGTCACTGGAGAACGACCTGGAGATCTACGGCGACATCATCGAGTCGCTGCGCGACCACGTCGAACTCGCCCAGAACCTCGGCGACCACGCAACCGCCGAGATCCTGCGCGAGATCCTCGTCGAGGTCGAAGAGGACGCTCACCACGTCGAACACTACCTCGAGAACGACACGCTGGTCGCCGAGACCGCGCAGTAG